A window of the Hyalangium minutum genome harbors these coding sequences:
- a CDS encoding restriction endonuclease subunit S, which yields MASERRTVTLGELCELRAGVAFPPQFQGHNHGEFPFLKVSDLNRPGNELFIVGAENAVDAETAAKLRARPIPAGSVIFAKIGEAIRQNRKRLTTRPTLLDNNLMAAVPRESVDARFLYYLLCTLDFEELIEGSALPYLKSSALERHEVEVPPVQVQRRIAEVLGTLDERLELTRQLNRTIEELIRTLFEAWFVTFQPVAAKAEGHAPLGMSAETAALFPSTFDLTEEGALPTGWRWGTLGDVARQIREIVYPGQIEGSTPYIGLEHMPPRSITLPRWGEASEVQSQKCRFRAGHFLFGKLRPYFHKVGIAPVDGVCSTDIVVVEPTDPVYASLVLGHLSSAEFVSYTDLGSGGTRMPRTSWERMAHYPIALPDTQCAEALNRHTRPLLDMLNANIQQNRTLMALRDLVLPQLLSEESLPAWSRDTRVTADL from the coding sequence CCCAGTTTCAGGGGCACAACCACGGCGAGTTTCCGTTCCTCAAGGTCAGCGACTTGAACCGCCCCGGCAACGAGCTCTTCATCGTGGGCGCGGAGAACGCGGTGGACGCCGAGACCGCCGCGAAGCTACGGGCCCGGCCCATTCCCGCAGGCTCAGTCATCTTCGCGAAGATCGGCGAGGCGATCCGCCAGAACCGGAAGCGGCTGACGACACGGCCCACCCTGCTCGACAACAACCTGATGGCGGCCGTCCCTCGCGAGAGCGTGGACGCGCGCTTTCTCTACTACCTGCTGTGCACACTCGACTTCGAGGAGCTGATCGAGGGCTCAGCGCTGCCGTACCTCAAGTCCTCCGCCCTGGAGCGGCACGAGGTCGAGGTGCCGCCGGTCCAGGTCCAGCGGCGCATTGCTGAGGTGCTGGGGACGCTCGATGAGAGGCTTGAGCTCACCCGCCAGCTGAACCGGACGATCGAGGAACTGATCCGGACGCTGTTCGAAGCCTGGTTCGTCACCTTCCAGCCGGTGGCCGCGAAGGCCGAAGGACACGCACCGCTGGGTATGAGTGCCGAGACTGCGGCGCTGTTCCCGAGCACGTTCGACCTGACAGAGGAAGGGGCCCTGCCCACGGGCTGGCGCTGGGGCACCCTGGGGGACGTCGCCCGCCAGATCCGGGAGATCGTCTATCCCGGACAGATCGAGGGCTCGACCCCCTACATCGGGCTGGAGCACATGCCCCCGCGGTCCATCACGCTGCCGCGCTGGGGAGAGGCCTCGGAGGTACAGAGCCAGAAGTGCCGGTTCCGCGCGGGCCACTTCCTGTTCGGCAAGCTGCGCCCCTACTTCCACAAGGTGGGCATCGCTCCTGTTGACGGCGTCTGCTCCACCGACATCGTCGTGGTGGAGCCCACGGACCCGGTGTACGCGAGTCTTGTGCTCGGCCACCTCTCCAGTGCGGAGTTCGTCAGCTACACCGACTTGGGCTCCGGCGGCACGCGAATGCCTCGGACGAGTTGGGAGCGCATGGCCCACTACCCGATTGCCCTCCCTGATACGCAGTGCGCCGAGGCGCTCAACCGGCACACGCGGCCCCTCCTGGACATGCTGAACGCCAACATCCAGCAGAACCGCACGCTCATGGCGCTCCGCGACCTGGTCCTGCCTCAGCTGCTCTCAGAAGAGTCCCTGCCCGCGTGGAGCCGGGACACCCGTGTCACAGCCGACCTTTGA